The Odocoileus virginianus isolate 20LAN1187 ecotype Illinois chromosome 3, Ovbor_1.2, whole genome shotgun sequence genome includes a window with the following:
- the HNRNPA0 gene encoding heterogeneous nuclear ribonucleoprotein A0: MENSQLCKLFIGGLNVQTSESGLRGHFEAFGTLTDCVVVVNPQTKRSRCFGFVTYSNVEEADAAMAASPHAVDGNTVELKRAVSREDSARPGAHAKVKKLFVGGLKGDVAEGDLIEHFSQFGTVEKAEIIADKQSGKKRGFGFVYFQNHDAADKAAVVKFHPIQGHRVEVKKAVPKEDIHSGGGGGGSRSSRGGRGGRGRGGGRDQNGLSKGGGGGYNSYGGYGGGGGGYNAYGGGGGGGSSYGGSDYGNGFGGFGSYSQHQSSYGPMKSGGGGGGGGSSWGGRSNSGPYRGGYGGGGGYGGSSF, from the coding sequence ATGGAGAATTCCCAACTGTGTAAGCTGTTCATCGGCGGCCTCAACGTGCAGACGAGTGAGTCCGGCCTGCGCGGCCACTTTGAGGCCTTTGGGACCCTGACAGACTGCGTAGTGGTGGTGAACCCCCAGACCAAGCGCTCCCGTTGCTTTGGCTTCGTGACCTACTCCAATGTGGAGGAGGCCGATGCCGCCATGGCCGCCTCGCCTCATGCGGTGGACGGCAACACGGTGGAGCTGAAGCGGGCGGTGTCCCGGGAGGATTCGGCACGGCCCGGTGCTCACGCCAAGGTGAAGAAGCTCTTTGTCGGGGGCCTTAAGGGAGACGTGGCCGAGGGCGACCTGATCGAGCACTTCTCGCAGTTTGGCACCGTGGAAAAGGCCGAGATTATTGCCGACAAGCAGTCTGGCAAGAAGCGTGGCTTCGGCTTCGTGTATTTTCAGAATCACGACGCGGCAGACAAGGCCGCGGTGGTCAAGTTCCATCCGATCCAGGGCCATCGCGTGGAGGTGAAGAAGGCTGTCCCCAAGGAGGATATCCACTCTGGTGGGGGCGGAGGCGGTTCCCGGTCCTCTCGTGGCGGCCGCGGCGGCCGAGGTCGGGGCGGTGGTCGTGACCAGAACGGCCTGTCtaagggcggcggcggcggttaTAACAGCTACGGTGGttacggcggcggcggcggcggctacAACGCCTACGgaggcggaggcggcggcggttCGTCCTACGGTGGAAGCGACTACGGTAACGGTTTCGGCGGTTTCGGCAGCTACAGCCAGCACCAGTCGTCCTATGGGCCCATGaagagcggcggcggcggcggaggaggagGCAGCAGCTGGGGAGGTCGCAGCAACAGTGGACCTTACAGAGGTGGCTATGGCGGTGGGGGTGGCTATGGAGGCAGCtccttctaa